The following proteins come from a genomic window of bacterium:
- a CDS encoding MotA/TolQ/ExbB proton channel family protein gives MVELFVRGGLFMWPILFCLVFGIAISIERFISLTRAGVNTRNFLSDIMASLSKGDTNKALETCQNTQGPVASIFHAGLSRVGRGLSHVEKAIANAGTIEMAFLEKGMIWLSTFITVAPMLGFTGTVAGMIGAFDDIKNANDISPSIVADGISVALLTTLFGLVTAIILQVFYNYFISRIDALVIDMEESSIELVDHLSETGTK, from the coding sequence ATGGTAGAGCTTTTTGTAAGAGGCGGGCTCTTTATGTGGCCCATACTTTTCTGTTTGGTATTTGGTATTGCTATCAGCATTGAACGCTTTATTTCATTGACTCGTGCGGGTGTTAATACGAGAAATTTTTTGTCTGATATTATGGCTTCTTTGAGCAAGGGTGATACGAATAAAGCCCTTGAAACTTGTCAGAATACTCAGGGACCAGTTGCATCTATTTTCCATGCAGGATTGAGCAGAGTAGGAAGAGGACTTAGTCATGTTGAAAAAGCTATTGCAAATGCCGGAACTATTGAGATGGCTTTTCTTGAGAAGGGTATGATCTGGCTTTCAACATTCATTACTGTTGCACCTATGCTTGGGTTTACCGGAACAGTTGCAGGTATGATCGGTGCATTTGATGATATCAAGAATGCAAATGACATTTCACCTTCAATTGTTGCAGATGGTATTTCTGTTGCTCTTTTGACCACACTTTTCGGTCTTGTAACAGCCATCATTCTTCAGGTTTTCTATAACTATTTTATTTCAAGAATTGATGCTCTTGTTATTGATATGGAAGAATCATCAATCGAATTAGTTGATCACCTCTCTGAAACAGGGACTAAATAG
- a CDS encoding biopolymer transporter ExbD — translation MEFKKKTNVKTEIPTASMPDIVFMLLLFFMVTTVFRQFSGLPVDLPKAKRIEKLEAKKNVSNIYANVQGDISVDDKLVQIKDIANIMYAKRTANPKLIVSLKFDQNVKMGLVTDIQQQLREADALRVNYCAKYGE, via the coding sequence ATGGAATTCAAAAAGAAAACAAACGTTAAGACTGAGATCCCCACTGCTTCAATGCCTGATATTGTATTCATGCTGTTACTGTTTTTTATGGTGACGACAGTTTTTCGTCAATTTTCAGGTCTTCCTGTTGACCTGCCAAAAGCAAAAAGAATTGAGAAGCTTGAGGCAAAGAAAAACGTATCAAATATTTATGCCAATGTGCAGGGAGATATTTCAGTTGATGACAAGCTTGTTCAGATAAAAGATATTGCAAATATTATGTATGCAAAACGTACGGCTAACCCCAAGCTCATTGTTTCATTAAAGTTTGACCAGAACGTGAAAATGGGTCTCGTCACAGATATCCAGCAACAATTGAGGGAAGCAGATGCCCTCAGAGTCAATTACTGTGCGAAATATGGTGAATGA
- the obgE gene encoding GTPase ObgE — MDFIDEIILKVRGGRGGDGCVSFRREKYVAKGGPDGGDGGHGGNVVLKVDRNISTLFDLKHRKLYKAGNGVQGRGQKMHGKRGKEVVIPVPPGTIVFDHESNDFIADLKEPKAEFIIAQGGRGGWGNSHFATPSRQTPDFAKQGNPGEEKVIRMELKLLADAGLVGLPNVGKSTFLSKVSAARPKIANYPFTTLVPNLGIVKYYDYKSFVIADIPGLIRGAHEGKGLGVRFLRHIERTRILIVMISADSDDPEKEYEILVNELNEFGHGLGDKPRIPVITKMDLFNTENFNELPDTLDGKRPLLISSATGEGVSDLIRKIGEEVFKERS, encoded by the coding sequence ATGGATTTTATTGATGAAATTATTTTAAAAGTCCGCGGAGGCAGAGGCGGTGACGGCTGTGTAAGTTTCAGAAGGGAGAAGTATGTTGCCAAAGGAGGCCCTGACGGAGGAGACGGCGGCCACGGCGGTAATGTTGTATTAAAGGTTGACAGAAACATATCCACGCTGTTTGATCTTAAACACAGGAAGTTATACAAAGCGGGTAACGGTGTTCAAGGCAGGGGACAAAAGATGCATGGAAAGAGGGGAAAGGAAGTTGTTATTCCTGTCCCTCCGGGTACTATTGTATTTGACCATGAATCAAATGATTTTATAGCGGATTTAAAAGAACCTAAGGCTGAGTTTATTATTGCGCAGGGCGGGAGAGGGGGTTGGGGAAACAGCCACTTTGCAACTCCTTCAAGACAGACACCTGATTTTGCTAAACAAGGTAACCCCGGTGAAGAAAAAGTTATCCGTATGGAACTTAAACTTCTTGCGGATGCAGGACTTGTGGGCCTGCCTAATGTTGGGAAATCAACTTTTTTGTCAAAAGTGTCTGCTGCAAGGCCGAAAATTGCAAATTATCCTTTTACAACATTGGTTCCTAACCTCGGTATTGTAAAATATTATGATTATAAATCGTTTGTAATAGCAGATATTCCTGGCCTGATAAGAGGTGCTCATGAAGGTAAGGGACTTGGTGTAAGATTTTTAAGACACATTGAGAGAACAAGAATCCTTATTGTAATGATTAGCGCTGACAGTGATGATCCTGAAAAAGAGTATGAAATACTGGTAAATGAATTAAATGAATTCGGACACGGACTTGGTGACAAACCGAGGATACCTGTAATAACAAAGATGGATCTTTTTAATACTGAAAATTTTAATGAGCTCCCTGATACTCTTGACGGAAAGAGGCCGCTTTTAATTTCATCAGCAACAGGCGAGGGTGTGTCAGATTTGATAAGAAAAATAGGAGAAGAGGTTTTTAAAGAGCGCTCATGA
- the dprA gene encoding DNA-processing protein DprA — translation MTDIIDILSLYSIPGLGSVSIKKIFEKFNKSDDLFLSKKDELLHLIGGQDISFSKEDLNKSVEYAKRQLDIAEKNGVSVISFMDKGYPKLLKEIYDAPALLFFKGDLSFCDERTIAIVGNRLASDYGIKTADYFSKVLVENSVTVVSGMARGIDSAAHKGVLDAGGHTIAVIGCGLDITYPPENGKLKKEIEEKGLIVSEYPMGTEPLAHNFPRRNRIISGLSYGTVVVEGGLKSGALITAQMCLDQGREVFAVPGSIYNKRSQGSHHLIRQGAVLVENVHQILEEIPGWDETKVVYNEEERREMLTGEEKIVWDSMSYEPVHIDTLVSSAGKSTSYLLALLLSMELKGLVKQLSGMMFIKV, via the coding sequence ATGACTGATATTATAGACATATTATCGCTATATTCGATTCCAGGGCTTGGGAGTGTATCAATTAAAAAAATATTCGAAAAGTTTAATAAGAGTGATGACCTGTTCCTTTCAAAAAAAGATGAACTTCTGCACCTTATCGGCGGGCAGGATATAAGTTTCTCGAAGGAGGATTTGAACAAGAGTGTAGAATATGCAAAAAGGCAGTTGGATATAGCTGAGAAGAATGGAGTTTCTGTAATCTCATTTATGGATAAGGGATATCCAAAACTTTTAAAGGAAATTTATGATGCCCCTGCACTCCTTTTTTTTAAAGGTGATCTTTCTTTTTGTGACGAAAGAACAATTGCAATTGTAGGTAACAGACTGGCTTCCGATTACGGAATAAAGACTGCAGATTACTTTTCAAAAGTCCTTGTTGAGAATAGTGTGACTGTTGTAAGCGGTATGGCGAGGGGAATTGACTCTGCCGCTCATAAAGGCGTACTTGATGCAGGAGGGCATACTATTGCAGTGATTGGCTGCGGGCTTGATATTACATATCCGCCTGAGAACGGAAAATTGAAAAAGGAAATCGAAGAGAAGGGCTTAATAGTTTCCGAATATCCAATGGGTACAGAGCCGCTTGCCCACAATTTTCCGAGAAGAAACAGAATAATAAGCGGGCTTTCCTATGGTACTGTTGTTGTGGAAGGAGGGTTGAAAAGCGGAGCGCTTATAACGGCACAGATGTGCCTTGACCAGGGCAGGGAGGTTTTTGCAGTACCCGGCTCAATTTATAATAAAAGATCGCAGGGCAGCCACCATTTGATCCGTCAGGGAGCTGTTCTAGTGGAGAATGTACACCAGATATTAGAAGAAATACCGGGATGGGATGAGACAAAGGTAGTGTATAATGAAGAAGAAAGACGTGAGATGCTGACAGGAGAAGAAAAAATTGTATGGGATTCTATGAGTTATGAGCCAGTTCATATTGATACACTTGTTTCCTCTGCCGGTAAAAGCACTTCATATCTTCTTGCACTTCTCCTTTCCATGGAATTAAAAGGATTGGTTAAACAACTTTCGGGAATGATGTTTATTAAGGTATAA
- a CDS encoding isocitrate/isopropylmalate dehydrogenase family protein, which produces MAKYRIALLPGDGVGNDVMDAARVVLDKLELDAEYIQGDIGWEFWKKEGDPLPQRTIDLLKNTDCCLFGAITSKPKEEAVKELAPELREKGLNYFSPIVRLRQEFNLRTNLRPCKAYAGNPLNYRDNIDLVIFRENTEGLYSGVEFHPVPEKLKSTLEELHPKAKKFQNVPAEDIAISLRIFTRQGCRNIIRGAFEYAKEHGYKTVTVVEKPNVIRETSGLMVREARKIAKEYPGIDLWETNIDAMCMWLVKNPENYGVLVSSNMFGDIVSDLSAQLVGGLGFACSGNIGDDYAVFEPTHGSAPKYAGQYKVNPTAMLLSVKLMLNWLGEKDKAEKLEKAIADVISEGKVRTYDMGGTNTTLEVAEAVAQGMK; this is translated from the coding sequence ATGGCAAAGTATCGTATAGCATTGCTTCCCGGTGACGGTGTAGGAAATGATGTTATGGATGCTGCACGTGTCGTACTTGACAAACTTGAGCTTGATGCAGAGTATATTCAAGGCGATATCGGGTGGGAATTCTGGAAAAAAGAGGGTGACCCTCTTCCTCAGCGAACGATTGATCTCCTAAAAAATACAGATTGCTGCCTTTTCGGAGCGATTACATCAAAGCCAAAGGAAGAGGCTGTTAAGGAGCTTGCACCTGAACTGAGGGAAAAGGGCCTTAACTATTTCAGCCCTATTGTAAGATTAAGGCAGGAGTTTAACCTCCGTACTAATCTGAGGCCTTGTAAAGCTTATGCAGGCAATCCTCTTAATTATCGCGATAATATTGACCTGGTTATTTTCAGAGAAAATACCGAAGGCCTATATTCAGGAGTAGAGTTTCATCCGGTTCCGGAAAAATTAAAGTCAACTCTTGAAGAGCTGCACCCAAAAGCAAAGAAGTTTCAGAATGTGCCTGCGGAAGATATCGCAATATCATTAAGAATTTTTACCAGGCAAGGGTGCCGGAATATCATAAGAGGCGCTTTTGAGTATGCCAAAGAGCATGGATACAAAACAGTTACTGTTGTTGAGAAACCGAATGTCATCAGAGAAACATCAGGCCTTATGGTAAGGGAAGCGAGGAAAATTGCAAAAGAGTATCCCGGTATTGATCTGTGGGAGACTAATATTGATGCAATGTGCATGTGGCTTGTAAAAAATCCGGAAAATTACGGTGTTCTTGTATCAAGCAATATGTTCGGTGATATTGTTTCGGACTTAAGTGCACAGCTTGTCGGAGGCCTTGGGTTTGCATGCAGCGGGAATATCGGAGATGATTATGCTGTTTTTGAACCGACTCACGGTTCTGCACCAAAGTATGCAGGCCAGTACAAGGTTAATCCTACTGCAATGCTTCTATCTGTAAAGCTTATGCTTAACTGGCTTGGCGAAAAGGATAAAGCGGAAAAGTTAGAGAAAGCCATTGCAGATGTGATAAGCGAAGGAAAGGTTAGGACATACGATATGGGCGGTACAAACACAACCCTTGAAGTAGCGGAGGCAGTTGCACAAGGGATGAAATGA
- a CDS encoding energy transducer TonB codes for MSTIKKNPEHDLKAQYKRVIEFGLVLSLALHIILLQGYKKVKASSVKREVKLETIQVEDIPQTQQEKSAPAPARPTVPIASEDEDLPDDATIDDTDWQIDDETPPPPPPPESDDDVPFFVAVDEQPSPIGGYSAIQKRLVYPEIAKKAGIEGQVVIYALVDEKGNVVRTKVVKTLGPNGCDEAAISAIRAVKWKPAMQRDMPVKVWVSVPVNFTLR; via the coding sequence ATGAGTACAATTAAAAAGAATCCTGAGCATGATTTAAAGGCTCAGTACAAAAGGGTAATTGAATTCGGGCTTGTTCTTTCTCTTGCTTTGCATATAATTTTGCTGCAGGGCTATAAAAAGGTTAAAGCCAGTAGTGTAAAAAGAGAAGTAAAGCTCGAGACCATACAGGTGGAAGATATTCCGCAGACACAGCAGGAAAAGAGTGCTCCGGCTCCTGCCAGGCCTACAGTACCAATTGCATCGGAAGATGAAGATCTTCCTGATGATGCAACAATTGATGATACTGACTGGCAGATTGATGACGAAACACCACCACCGCCGCCGCCGCCTGAAAGTGATGATGACGTTCCTTTCTTTGTAGCTGTTGATGAGCAGCCTTCTCCAATAGGAGGATATAGCGCAATTCAGAAGAGGCTTGTTTATCCTGAGATAGCAAAAAAGGCTGGAATTGAGGGACAAGTTGTTATCTATGCTCTTGTGGATGAAAAAGGCAATGTTGTAAGAACCAAGGTTGTTAAAACTCTTGGGCCTAATGGCTGTGATGAAGCGGCTATCAGTGCAATAAGAGCTGTGAAGTGGAAACCTGCAATGCAGAGAGACATGCCTGTAAAGGTTTGGGTTTCAGTACCGGTGAATTTTACTCTCAGATAA
- a CDS encoding PorV/PorQ family protein encodes MKKIMIVILMTTVLSGSVRAAGFASLGMGGGARIPAMGYASAAIARGGIAGFRNPAALAFENGSSLVLSTYKWIDNLSGAFAGWGRGNGQSGFGVFALFTSIDNIEYRTGPSPEPVSTFSFYEAVCGVSYSRLVAEGLSIGISLKGYYEKIFIHEASGFGFDLGLMWQMKKFPLILGCAVQNIGRASTLNHEEIDLPLLGKIGAAVPVPVMHNKLILAADVVEEKELPLSLHSGAEFILNNTFSLRCGYQTGRDISGFTAGAGIRWKSYSFNYSYVPFSNQWHDMHRLSVEVLW; translated from the coding sequence ATGAAAAAAATAATGATTGTCATTCTGATGACAACTGTTTTATCCGGCAGTGTCAGAGCTGCGGGATTTGCTTCTCTCGGAATGGGAGGAGGGGCAAGAATTCCGGCTATGGGTTATGCTTCTGCTGCAATTGCAAGAGGCGGAATTGCCGGATTCAGGAATCCGGCGGCACTTGCTTTTGAGAATGGGTCATCCCTTGTTCTGTCCACTTATAAATGGATTGATAATCTGTCAGGTGCTTTTGCAGGTTGGGGCAGGGGAAACGGGCAAAGCGGGTTTGGAGTTTTTGCTCTTTTTACAAGTATTGATAATATAGAATACAGAACAGGCCCCAGCCCTGAGCCTGTTTCAACTTTTTCTTTTTATGAAGCTGTCTGTGGCGTGTCATACTCAAGGCTTGTTGCAGAAGGCCTGAGCATTGGCATAAGTTTAAAAGGATACTATGAAAAGATATTTATCCATGAGGCGTCCGGTTTTGGTTTTGATTTGGGCCTTATGTGGCAAATGAAAAAATTCCCCCTTATATTGGGGTGTGCAGTACAAAACATAGGCAGGGCTTCAACATTGAACCACGAAGAGATAGATTTGCCTCTTCTCGGAAAAATCGGAGCTGCTGTGCCTGTGCCTGTAATGCATAACAAGCTGATTTTAGCTGCTGATGTTGTTGAAGAGAAGGAACTGCCGTTAAGTTTACATTCAGGCGCTGAATTTATTTTGAACAATACCTTTTCTTTGCGATGCGGGTATCAGACAGGCAGGGACATTTCAGGATTTACAGCAGGAGCAGGAATCAGATGGAAAAGCTATTCTTTTAACTATTCGTACGTGCCTTTTTCCAACCAATGGCATGATATGCATAGATTGTCCGTAGAAGTATTATGGTAG
- a CDS encoding DUF362 domain-containing protein has protein sequence MTDVAIIKCSSYEESLVFKKVHEALELAGGINKYVKKGDKVLLKPNMLSAKEPERGITTHPKFVEAVVREVQSAGAEAWIGDSPAGAIKGVKRYWQNTGFLDVAEKTGAVLINFEAGGTIEKEAEGIKFHLAKSVVEADVIINLPKFKTHGLTLYTGAVKNLFGTLPGFQKTNMHREFPHPGSFSRMLALLYGIVNADIHIMDGVLGMEGNGPSTGDARKAGLIFASSDGVALDTIASRVMGFKPGEVEMLNFAGDMGFGENRIEKISVLGQSIQSAAFDDYSLPSNRLIRMIPEFMMKFAGKFVWIRPAADHEKCVGCSECERNCPVDAIKMVDGYPEFDYDICIRCLCCNESCPEGAIYQQMSTLAKLLR, from the coding sequence ATGACTGATGTAGCAATTATAAAATGCTCCTCATACGAGGAATCTCTGGTTTTCAAAAAAGTACATGAAGCTTTGGAACTTGCAGGCGGTATTAATAAATATGTTAAAAAGGGTGACAAGGTACTTTTAAAGCCGAATATGCTTTCTGCAAAGGAACCGGAAAGAGGAATTACAACTCATCCCAAATTTGTGGAAGCTGTTGTGCGCGAAGTTCAGTCAGCAGGGGCTGAAGCATGGATAGGTGACAGTCCTGCAGGTGCAATAAAGGGAGTTAAAAGGTACTGGCAGAATACAGGCTTTCTTGATGTTGCAGAAAAAACAGGGGCTGTTTTAATAAATTTTGAAGCAGGCGGGACTATTGAGAAAGAGGCTGAAGGTATTAAATTCCATCTTGCAAAGTCAGTTGTAGAAGCAGATGTTATAATTAATTTACCCAAATTTAAAACCCACGGTCTTACTCTTTACACCGGAGCAGTTAAGAATCTTTTCGGGACTCTGCCAGGATTCCAGAAGACAAACATGCACCGTGAATTTCCTCATCCCGGTTCATTCAGCAGAATGCTTGCACTGTTGTATGGTATTGTAAATGCGGATATTCACATTATGGACGGTGTCCTCGGTATGGAGGGCAACGGGCCGTCAACAGGAGATGCAAGAAAAGCAGGGCTCATTTTTGCCAGCAGTGATGGTGTGGCTCTTGATACAATTGCAAGCAGAGTTATGGGTTTTAAACCCGGTGAAGTGGAGATGCTTAATTTTGCGGGAGATATGGGATTTGGAGAGAACAGAATAGAAAAAATATCCGTACTCGGCCAATCAATCCAAAGTGCTGCTTTTGATGACTATTCTCTGCCTTCCAACAGGCTGATACGAATGATCCCTGAGTTTATGATGAAATTTGCAGGGAAATTTGTATGGATAAGGCCTGCTGCAGATCATGAAAAATGTGTCGGATGCAGCGAGTGTGAAAGAAACTGTCCTGTTGATGCAATAAAAATGGTTGATGGTTATCCTGAATTTGATTATGATATTTGTATAAGATGTTTGTGCTGCAATGAATCA
- a CDS encoding biopolymer transporter ExbD yields the protein MLLDKKRAREAVIPTSSMADIAFLLLCFFLVTTSLDLDKGLQLGLPPMGEAKPIPKKNIASILINAAGEVAIDEKETPIPGIRDIIKRRLAENDKLIVSIKTARQTPYKVYIKVVDQVKMAEATKISIAEPEQ from the coding sequence ATGCTGCTCGACAAGAAAAGAGCGCGGGAAGCTGTCATCCCGACTAGTTCGATGGCAGACATAGCATTTCTTCTTCTATGCTTCTTTCTGGTGACCACAAGTTTGGACCTTGATAAGGGGCTTCAACTTGGGCTTCCTCCTATGGGCGAGGCCAAGCCAATTCCAAAGAAGAATATTGCGAGTATCCTCATTAATGCTGCAGGTGAAGTTGCCATTGATGAGAAAGAGACTCCGATTCCGGGTATCAGGGACATTATCAAGCGAAGGCTCGCAGAAAATGATAAATTGATTGTCTCAATCAAGACTGCCAGACAGACTCCTTATAAGGTGTATATCAAGGTTGTTGACCAGGTGAAAATGGCAGAGGCGACAAAAATATCAATTGCAGAGCCTGAACAATAA